In the Dama dama isolate Ldn47 chromosome 13, ASM3311817v1, whole genome shotgun sequence genome, one interval contains:
- the MBIP gene encoding MAP3K12-binding inhibitory protein 1 isoform X3 yields the protein MAAAAELSRPTIGDRSLERSCSPSLSRDIVCEVFRSLQNLAGQLNLRDDVVKITIDWNKLQSVSALQPAFLFSALEQHVLYLQPFLAKLQPLIKEENTTVVEEIGKTETGNKNEVNANFPIGDLEEEEKHKDCDLGDVKKTQIHFDSEVIQIKAGKAEIDRRISAFIERKQAEINENNVREFCNVIDCNQENSCARTDAIFTPYPGFKSHVKVSRVVNTYGPQTRSEGIQGSGHKPNSMLRDCGNQAVEERLQNIEAHLRLQTELFWKKKKSSTTSTELFTG from the exons ATGGCTGCTGCCGCCGAGCTTAGTCGCCCGACCATCGGTGACAGGAGCCTGGAGCGGAGCTGCAGCCCCAGCCTCTCCCGAGACATAGTCTGTGAAGTCTTTCGCTCCTTGCAAAACCTGGCTGGACAA CTTAACCTCAGAGATGATGTGGTGAAAATTACAATCGATTGGAACAAGCTCCAGAGCGTCTCGGCACTCCAGCCCGCTTTTCTATTTAGTGCACTTGAGCAACACGTTTTATATTTACAG CCTTTTTTAGCAAAACTTCAGCCTCTGATTAAAGAGGAGAATACAACTGTTGttgaagaaataggaaaaacagaaacagggaACAAGAATGAAGTAAATGCCAACTTTCCCATTGGAGAcctggaagaggaagaaaagcacaAAGACTGTGATTTAGGAGATGTGAAAAAGACACAGATCCATTTTGATTCAGAAGTAATTCAGATAAAGGCTGGAAAAGCAGAA ATTGACAGACGGATATCTGCATTTATTGAAAGAAAGCAAGCTGAAATCAATGAAAACAATGTCAGGGAATTTTGCAATGTTATTGACTGTAATCAAG AAAATAGTTGTGCAAGAACTGATGCGATTTTTACTCCTTACCCTGGGTTTAAAAGTCATGTAAAAG TTTCTAGAGTTGTGAATACATATGGACCACAGACTAGATCTGAAGGAATTCAAGGGTCGGGTCATAAACCTAACAGCATGCTCCGAGATTGTGGTAATCAGGCTGTAGAAGAACGACTACAGAATATCGAGGCTCACTTGCGATTGCAAACAG aacttttctggaaaaagaagaaaagttcaaCCACCTCAA CAGAACTATTCACTGGCTGA
- the MBIP gene encoding MAP3K12-binding inhibitory protein 1 isoform X2, producing the protein MAAAAELSRPTIGDRSLERSCSPSLSRDIVCEVFRSLQNLAGQLNLRDDVVKITIDWNKLQSVSALQPAFLFSALEQHVLYLQPFLAKLQPLIKEENTTVVEEIGKTETGNKNEVNANFPIGDLEEEEKHKDCDLGDVKKTQIHFDSEVIQIKAGKAEIDRRISAFIERKQAEINENNVREFCNVIDCNQENSCARTDAIFTPYPGFKSHVKVSRVVNTYGPQTRSEGIQGSGHKPNSMLRDCGNQAVEERLQNIEAHLRLQTGGPVPRDIYQRIKKLEDRILELEGISPEYFQSVNFSGKRRKVQPPQNYSLAELDEKISALKQALLRKSRETESMATRHLP; encoded by the exons ATGGCTGCTGCCGCCGAGCTTAGTCGCCCGACCATCGGTGACAGGAGCCTGGAGCGGAGCTGCAGCCCCAGCCTCTCCCGAGACATAGTCTGTGAAGTCTTTCGCTCCTTGCAAAACCTGGCTGGACAA CTTAACCTCAGAGATGATGTGGTGAAAATTACAATCGATTGGAACAAGCTCCAGAGCGTCTCGGCACTCCAGCCCGCTTTTCTATTTAGTGCACTTGAGCAACACGTTTTATATTTACAG CCTTTTTTAGCAAAACTTCAGCCTCTGATTAAAGAGGAGAATACAACTGTTGttgaagaaataggaaaaacagaaacagggaACAAGAATGAAGTAAATGCCAACTTTCCCATTGGAGAcctggaagaggaagaaaagcacaAAGACTGTGATTTAGGAGATGTGAAAAAGACACAGATCCATTTTGATTCAGAAGTAATTCAGATAAAGGCTGGAAAAGCAGAA ATTGACAGACGGATATCTGCATTTATTGAAAGAAAGCAAGCTGAAATCAATGAAAACAATGTCAGGGAATTTTGCAATGTTATTGACTGTAATCAAG AAAATAGTTGTGCAAGAACTGATGCGATTTTTACTCCTTACCCTGGGTTTAAAAGTCATGTAAAAG TTTCTAGAGTTGTGAATACATATGGACCACAGACTAGATCTGAAGGAATTCAAGGGTCGGGTCATAAACCTAACAGCATGCTCCGAGATTGTGGTAATCAGGCTGTAGAAGAACGACTACAGAATATCGAGGCTCACTTGCGATTGCAAACAG gTGGTCCAGTGCCAAGAGACATTTATCAGAGAATCAAAAAACTTGAGGACAGAATCCTTGAATTGGAAGGCATCTCTCCTGAATATTTTCAATCTGTA aacttttctggaaaaagaagaaaagttcaaCCACCTCAA AACTATTCACTGGCTGAACTTGATGAGAAAATTAGTGCCCTCAAACAAGCTCTGCTCAGAAAATCAAGAGAAACAGAATCCATGGCGACACGTCACCTTCCATGA
- the MBIP gene encoding MAP3K12-binding inhibitory protein 1 isoform X1: protein MAAAAELSRPTIGDRSLERSCSPSLSRDIVCEVFRSLQNLAGQLNLRDDVVKITIDWNKLQSVSALQPAFLFSALEQHVLYLQPFLAKLQPLIKEENTTVVEEIGKTETGNKNEVNANFPIGDLEEEEKHKDCDLGDVKKTQIHFDSEVIQIKAGKAEIDRRISAFIERKQAEINENNVREFCNVIDCNQENSCARTDAIFTPYPGFKSHVKVSRVVNTYGPQTRSEGIQGSGHKPNSMLRDCGNQAVEERLQNIEAHLRLQTGGPVPRDIYQRIKKLEDRILELEGISPEYFQSVNFSGKRRKVQPPQQNYSLAELDEKISALKQALLRKSRETESMATRHLP, encoded by the exons ATGGCTGCTGCCGCCGAGCTTAGTCGCCCGACCATCGGTGACAGGAGCCTGGAGCGGAGCTGCAGCCCCAGCCTCTCCCGAGACATAGTCTGTGAAGTCTTTCGCTCCTTGCAAAACCTGGCTGGACAA CTTAACCTCAGAGATGATGTGGTGAAAATTACAATCGATTGGAACAAGCTCCAGAGCGTCTCGGCACTCCAGCCCGCTTTTCTATTTAGTGCACTTGAGCAACACGTTTTATATTTACAG CCTTTTTTAGCAAAACTTCAGCCTCTGATTAAAGAGGAGAATACAACTGTTGttgaagaaataggaaaaacagaaacagggaACAAGAATGAAGTAAATGCCAACTTTCCCATTGGAGAcctggaagaggaagaaaagcacaAAGACTGTGATTTAGGAGATGTGAAAAAGACACAGATCCATTTTGATTCAGAAGTAATTCAGATAAAGGCTGGAAAAGCAGAA ATTGACAGACGGATATCTGCATTTATTGAAAGAAAGCAAGCTGAAATCAATGAAAACAATGTCAGGGAATTTTGCAATGTTATTGACTGTAATCAAG AAAATAGTTGTGCAAGAACTGATGCGATTTTTACTCCTTACCCTGGGTTTAAAAGTCATGTAAAAG TTTCTAGAGTTGTGAATACATATGGACCACAGACTAGATCTGAAGGAATTCAAGGGTCGGGTCATAAACCTAACAGCATGCTCCGAGATTGTGGTAATCAGGCTGTAGAAGAACGACTACAGAATATCGAGGCTCACTTGCGATTGCAAACAG gTGGTCCAGTGCCAAGAGACATTTATCAGAGAATCAAAAAACTTGAGGACAGAATCCTTGAATTGGAAGGCATCTCTCCTGAATATTTTCAATCTGTA aacttttctggaaaaagaagaaaagttcaaCCACCTCAA CAGAACTATTCACTGGCTGAACTTGATGAGAAAATTAGTGCCCTCAAACAAGCTCTGCTCAGAAAATCAAGAGAAACAGAATCCATGGCGACACGTCACCTTCCATGA